The Saccharothrix variisporea genome has a segment encoding these proteins:
- a CDS encoding 3-isopropylmalate dehydrogenase: protein MRLAVIPGDGIGPEVVAEALKVLGEVVPAAEITRYDLGAARWHATGELLPESVLGELRQHDAILLGAVGDPSVPSGILERGLLLRLRFELDHHVNLRPARLYPGVRSPIADPPEIDMVVVREGTEGLYAGNGGLLRKDTPHEIATEVSINTSFGVERVVRDAFARAANRPRKHLTLVHKTNVLTHAGSLWSRVVEEVSLQHPDVTVAYQHVDAATIHLVTDPARYDVIVTDNLFGDILTDLAAAVTGGIGLAASGNLDVTRRNPSMFEPVHGSAPDIAGQGIADPTAAVLSVALMLDHLGEHEAARRIEASVAFDLATRDHSSPGATYAVGDRLAALVSSNARAGA from the coding sequence ATGCGGCTCGCAGTGATCCCAGGAGACGGGATCGGGCCCGAGGTCGTCGCCGAGGCCCTGAAGGTGCTCGGTGAGGTCGTTCCAGCGGCTGAGATCACCCGCTACGACCTCGGCGCGGCGCGCTGGCACGCCACAGGTGAGCTGTTGCCGGAGTCGGTGCTCGGTGAACTCCGCCAGCACGACGCGATCCTGCTCGGCGCCGTGGGCGACCCGTCGGTCCCCAGTGGCATCCTGGAACGCGGCCTCCTGCTCCGGCTGAGGTTCGAACTCGACCACCACGTGAACCTGCGCCCGGCCCGGCTCTACCCCGGCGTGCGCAGCCCGATCGCCGACCCGCCGGAGATCGACATGGTGGTGGTGCGCGAGGGCACGGAGGGCCTGTACGCGGGCAACGGCGGCCTGCTGCGCAAGGACACCCCGCACGAGATCGCCACCGAGGTGTCCATCAACACCTCGTTCGGCGTCGAGCGGGTGGTCCGGGACGCGTTCGCCCGCGCGGCGAACCGGCCCCGCAAGCACCTGACGCTGGTGCACAAGACCAACGTGCTCACCCACGCCGGTTCGCTGTGGTCGCGCGTGGTGGAGGAGGTCTCGCTCCAGCACCCGGACGTGACCGTGGCCTACCAGCACGTGGACGCGGCCACGATCCACCTGGTCACGGACCCGGCCCGGTACGACGTGATCGTGACGGACAACCTGTTCGGCGACATCCTGACCGACCTGGCGGCGGCGGTCACCGGTGGCATCGGGCTCGCGGCGAGCGGCAACCTCGACGTGACGCGGCGCAACCCGAGCATGTTCGAGCCGGTCCACGGCAGTGCGCCGGACATCGCGGGCCAGGGCATCGCCGACCCGACGGCGGCGGTGCTCAGCGTGGCCCTCATGCTCGACCACCTCGGCGAGCACGAGGCGGCGCGGCGCATCGAGGCGTCCGTGGCCTTCGACCTGGCCACCCGCGACCACTCGTCGCCGGGCGCCACCTACGCGGTCGGCGACCGCCTGGCGGCCCTGGTGAGCAGCAACGCGCGCGCCGGCGCCTGA
- a CDS encoding DoxX family protein gives MTIAYWIAAGLLALFYLYAGTLKALRTRDRLRPMMAWVDRLPMPVVRAIGVVEVLGALGLVLPPLTGVAPWLALVAAAGFVLLQAAAIPVHLTGGDRRIALNVVLVLLAGLTAWLAA, from the coding sequence GTGACCATCGCCTACTGGATCGCCGCCGGGCTGCTCGCCCTCTTCTACCTCTACGCCGGCACCCTGAAAGCCCTCCGCACCCGTGACCGACTCCGGCCGATGATGGCCTGGGTGGACCGCCTGCCCATGCCGGTTGTCCGCGCCATCGGGGTGGTCGAAGTGCTCGGCGCGCTCGGCTTGGTGCTGCCGCCGCTGACCGGGGTCGCGCCGTGGCTCGCGCTCGTCGCCGCCGCGGGGTTCGTGCTGCTGCAAGCCGCCGCGATCCCGGTGCACCTGACCGGCGGGGACCGGCGGATCGCGCTCAACGTCGTGCTGGTCCTCCTCGCGGGCCTGACCGCCTGGCTCGCCGCCTGA
- a CDS encoding LysR family transcriptional regulator — translation MELRALRYFVAVAEELHFGRAAARLHMSQPPLSRAVQRLEKEVGAPLFDRSPAGVTLTPVGAVLLTEARALLDQADRVRVRVAAAAGASSLTVGILGDSTDLGITRLAAAYRRKHPDIDIRIRDTDLTDPTCGLRAGLVDVALTRAPFTETALAVHELRADPVGAVLRSDDPLARRDHVTLADLADRAWFRFPDGTDPVWQSYWSGGVARTGPVVRVVQECLHAVLWNGTVGLAPLGHDFPAGLAVVPVTDMPPSRVVVAWNKADPNPLIRSFTHLAVAAYRST, via the coding sequence GTGGAGCTGCGCGCACTCCGCTACTTCGTGGCCGTCGCCGAGGAGCTCCACTTCGGCCGGGCCGCCGCGCGCCTGCACATGAGCCAGCCGCCGCTGAGCCGGGCGGTCCAACGCCTGGAGAAGGAGGTCGGCGCCCCGCTGTTCGACCGCTCACCGGCGGGCGTCACCCTCACGCCGGTCGGTGCCGTCCTGCTGACCGAGGCCCGTGCCCTGCTCGACCAAGCCGACCGGGTCCGGGTGCGCGTGGCGGCGGCGGCCGGTGCGTCGAGCCTCACGGTCGGCATCCTGGGCGACAGCACCGACCTGGGGATCACCAGGCTGGCCGCCGCCTACCGCCGGAAGCACCCGGACATCGACATCCGCATCCGCGACACCGACCTGACCGACCCCACGTGCGGCTTGCGCGCGGGCCTGGTCGACGTGGCCCTGACCCGTGCCCCGTTCACCGAGACCGCGCTGGCCGTGCACGAGCTGCGCGCCGACCCGGTGGGCGCGGTCCTGCGCTCCGACGACCCGCTGGCCCGGCGCGACCACGTGACCCTGGCCGACCTGGCCGACCGCGCGTGGTTCCGCTTCCCGGACGGGACCGATCCCGTGTGGCAGTCGTACTGGAGCGGCGGTGTGGCGAGGACCGGGCCGGTCGTGCGGGTGGTGCAGGAGTGCCTGCACGCCGTGCTGTGGAACGGAACGGTGGGCCTGGCGCCCCTCGGCCACGACTTCCCGGCGGGCCTGGCGGTGGTGCCCGTCACCGACATGCCGCCGAGCCGTGTGGTGGTGGCGTGGAACAAGGCGGATCCGAACCCCTTGATCCGCTCTTTCACCCACCTGGCCGTCGCCGCCTACCGCAGCACGTAA
- a CDS encoding FecCD family ABC transporter permease, producing MTSRLCAGLCALLVLSVLSGVALGPVGVPFGQVVRLLGEGFTGGTIAAPEAGQYRIVWDIRLPRVLLAAVVGAGLAVVGVAVQAMVRNALADPYVLGISSGASVGATAVATTGLFASLGVYALSTAAFLSALAAMALVYLAARKHGLTPLRLVLTGTAMAYGFSAVAMLLVFQSPRGEAARAAMFWLLGSLGGVTWTSLPVAAGTVVLGVLYLQTQAKRLNAMSMGDETATTLGVDVTRLRKALFLVTAAMTGVLVAVSGAVGFVGLMLPHLVRLVVGADHRKVLAVAPLAGACFLIWVDIAARLLAAPEELPLGVITAALGVPCFVFLMRGRGYVFGGR from the coding sequence GTGACGTCGAGGCTCTGCGCGGGACTGTGCGCGCTGTTGGTCCTGTCCGTCCTGTCCGGTGTGGCGCTGGGGCCGGTCGGGGTCCCGTTCGGGCAGGTCGTGCGGCTGCTCGGCGAAGGCTTCACCGGGGGCACGATCGCGGCCCCGGAAGCGGGCCAGTACCGGATCGTCTGGGACATCCGCCTGCCGCGCGTCCTGCTGGCCGCCGTGGTGGGTGCGGGGCTCGCCGTGGTCGGCGTGGCGGTCCAGGCCATGGTGCGCAACGCCCTCGCCGACCCGTACGTGCTCGGCATCTCCAGCGGCGCGAGCGTGGGCGCCACGGCGGTCGCGACCACCGGTCTGTTCGCCTCGCTCGGCGTCTACGCGCTCTCCACCGCGGCCTTCCTCTCGGCGCTCGCCGCGATGGCCCTGGTCTACCTGGCCGCGCGCAAGCACGGCCTCACCCCGCTGCGCCTGGTCCTCACCGGCACGGCCATGGCGTACGGCTTCAGCGCCGTCGCGATGCTGCTGGTCTTCCAGTCACCTCGCGGCGAAGCGGCGCGGGCCGCGATGTTCTGGTTGCTGGGCAGCCTCGGCGGGGTCACGTGGACGTCGCTCCCCGTCGCCGCCGGCACGGTCGTCCTCGGGGTCCTCTACCTCCAGACCCAGGCCAAGCGCCTCAACGCGATGTCCATGGGCGACGAGACCGCGACCACCCTCGGCGTGGACGTCACGCGGCTGCGCAAAGCCCTGTTCCTGGTCACGGCGGCGATGACCGGGGTGCTGGTCGCGGTGAGCGGGGCGGTCGGGTTCGTCGGGCTCATGCTCCCGCACCTGGTGCGCCTGGTCGTCGGCGCGGACCACCGGAAGGTGCTCGCCGTCGCACCCCTCGCGGGCGCGTGCTTCCTGATCTGGGTGGACATCGCCGCCCGCCTGCTCGCCGCACCGGAAGAACTGCCGCTGGGCGTCATCACGGCCGCGCTCGGCGTGCCCTGCTTCGTGTTCCTCATGCGCGGCCGCGGTTACGTCTTCGGGGGGCGCTGA
- a CDS encoding heme ABC transporter ATP-binding protein: MDVRVENLTVDRILHDVTLAVGSGEVHGIVGPNGSGKSTTLRCVYRALKPLKGVVSLGGTPLDRLPVKESAKALAALTQDSHVEFDFTVAEVVAMGRLPHQTGFDRETARDREICAEALSRVDADHLAHRSFLSLSGGERQRVLIARALAQQPKVLVLDEPTNHLDISHQLSVLRLVRSLGTTVLTVLHDLNLAAAHCDRLHVLHEGRVHTTGTPREVLTPEVLREVFQVRAHVVPHPTSGVPQLLFEHPEVGS; encoded by the coding sequence ATGGACGTCCGGGTCGAGAACCTCACCGTGGACCGCATCCTCCACGACGTCACGCTCGCGGTCGGCTCCGGCGAGGTGCACGGCATCGTCGGACCCAACGGCAGCGGCAAGTCCACCACCCTGCGCTGCGTCTACCGGGCGTTGAAACCGTTGAAAGGCGTGGTGAGCCTCGGCGGCACACCGCTGGACCGCCTGCCGGTCAAGGAATCCGCGAAGGCCCTCGCCGCCCTCACCCAGGACAGCCACGTCGAGTTCGACTTCACGGTCGCCGAGGTGGTCGCGATGGGCCGCCTGCCCCACCAGACCGGCTTCGACCGGGAAACCGCCCGGGACCGGGAGATCTGCGCCGAGGCACTGTCCCGGGTGGACGCCGACCACCTCGCCCACCGCAGCTTCCTCAGCCTGTCCGGCGGCGAACGCCAACGCGTGCTCATCGCCCGTGCGCTGGCCCAGCAACCGAAGGTCCTCGTCCTGGACGAGCCCACCAACCACCTCGACATCAGCCACCAGCTCTCCGTGCTGCGCCTGGTGCGCTCCCTCGGGACCACGGTCCTCACCGTCCTGCACGACCTGAACCTCGCCGCCGCCCACTGCGACCGCCTGCACGTGCTCCACGAGGGACGCGTCCACACCACCGGCACGCCCCGGGAAGTGCTCACCCCCGAGGTGCTGCGCGAGGTCTTCCAGGTCCGCGCCCACGTCGTCCCGCACCCCACCAGCGGGGTGCCGCAACTGCTGTTCGAACACCCGGAGGTCGGTTCGTGA
- a CDS encoding ABC transporter substrate-binding protein: protein MRRLVVLAALLATGCGATVAAPEGGAAVTVENCGQRVTYDRTPSKVVTNDTGITELMFALGLADRMAGYVVGASQQGDIDSSPWRADYAKVPRLAEEISAEVVQGAGADLVFAGWNYGFSESKGFTPDSLKALGVPTYQLTEACRNGVGKQRGIMPPLEALYTDLENLGTIFHVEDRADALVAQYRKQVADAEKLVSGKPRPKVFLYDSGLDQPFTAGRNAAPQDVIGKAGGDNIFGDLDDSWTTVGWEAVVARAPEVVLINDYADGDAVTPDQKRAFLESYAPLREVPAIRDKRFFVLPYAALVESPRNPAAIEAFARYLAG, encoded by the coding sequence GTGAGAAGGCTCGTCGTGTTGGCCGCGCTGCTCGCCACGGGGTGCGGTGCCACCGTCGCCGCACCGGAAGGGGGTGCGGCGGTCACCGTGGAGAACTGCGGCCAGCGGGTCACCTACGACCGGACCCCGTCCAAGGTGGTCACCAACGACACCGGCATCACCGAGCTGATGTTCGCGCTGGGCCTGGCCGACCGCATGGCGGGCTACGTCGTCGGCGCGAGCCAGCAGGGCGACATCGACTCCTCGCCGTGGCGCGCCGACTACGCGAAGGTGCCGCGGCTGGCGGAGGAGATCAGCGCGGAGGTCGTCCAGGGCGCGGGCGCGGACCTGGTGTTCGCGGGCTGGAACTACGGCTTCTCGGAGAGCAAGGGGTTCACCCCGGACAGCCTCAAGGCGCTCGGCGTCCCCACCTACCAGCTCACCGAGGCGTGCCGGAACGGCGTCGGCAAGCAACGCGGCATCATGCCGCCGCTGGAGGCGCTCTACACGGACCTGGAGAACCTCGGCACGATCTTCCACGTCGAGGACCGCGCGGACGCGCTCGTCGCGCAGTACCGCAAGCAGGTCGCGGACGCGGAGAAACTGGTGTCCGGGAAGCCCAGGCCGAAGGTCTTCCTGTACGACAGCGGGTTGGACCAGCCTTTTACGGCCGGGAGGAACGCCGCGCCGCAGGACGTGATCGGGAAGGCGGGCGGCGACAACATCTTCGGCGACCTCGACGACAGTTGGACCACGGTCGGCTGGGAGGCCGTCGTCGCCCGTGCGCCCGAGGTGGTCCTGATCAACGACTACGCCGACGGGGACGCCGTCACGCCCGACCAGAAGCGGGCGTTCCTGGAGTCGTACGCGCCGCTAAGGGAAGTGCCGGCCATCAGGGACAAGCGCTTCTTCGTGCTGCCTTACGCGGCCCTGGTCGAGAGTCCCCGCAACCCGGCCGCCATCGAGGCGTTCGCGCGGTACCTCGCCGGCTGA
- the cimA gene encoding citramalate synthase has protein sequence MTTLGDSFHVYDTTLRDGAQREGISYSVTDKLAVARLLDSLGVGFIEGGWPGALPKDTEFFARAAAGDLTLKHAQLVAFGSTRKAGVKVDEDPQVRALLDAQAPVVTLVAKSDRRHIERALRTDVAENCAMVRDTVRFLVDEGRRVFLDAEHFFDGFAFDPDTSLRVLESAVEGGADVVVLCDTNGGQLPLGLAETVADVIARTGFRVGIHCQDDTSCAVANTIAAVQAGATHVQCTANGYGERAGNADLFAVVGNLVTKLGLPVLPHESLAELTRVSHALAEIANIAPDTHQAYVGSSAFAHKAGLHASAIKVDPELYNHIDPDTVGNDMRVLVTEMAGRASLELKGRELGIDLTRRPEALTNVVRTVKELEAGGWSFEAADASLELLLKRELSELDEPPFTLESYRVVLDHRQDGVIVSEATVKVHVAGERVIATAEGNGPVHALDAALRKALLPHLSWLDTVELNDYKVRILTDQHGTDAVTRVLVESTDGEREWTTVGVHGNIVEASWLALCDALVHKASRVTG, from the coding sequence GTGACCACGCTCGGCGATTCCTTCCACGTCTACGACACGACTCTGCGGGACGGTGCCCAGCGCGAGGGCATCTCCTACTCCGTCACGGACAAGCTGGCCGTGGCGCGCCTGCTGGACTCGCTGGGGGTCGGGTTCATCGAGGGCGGCTGGCCGGGCGCGCTGCCCAAGGACACCGAGTTCTTCGCGCGTGCCGCCGCCGGCGACCTCACGCTCAAGCACGCGCAGCTCGTGGCGTTCGGCTCCACGCGCAAGGCGGGCGTCAAAGTGGACGAAGACCCCCAGGTCAGGGCGTTGCTGGACGCCCAAGCCCCCGTGGTCACCCTGGTCGCCAAGTCCGACCGCCGGCACATCGAACGCGCCCTGCGCACCGACGTGGCCGAGAACTGCGCGATGGTCCGCGACACCGTCCGCTTCCTGGTCGACGAGGGCCGCCGGGTGTTCCTGGACGCCGAGCACTTCTTCGACGGCTTCGCGTTCGACCCGGACACCTCGCTGCGCGTGCTGGAGTCCGCTGTGGAGGGTGGCGCCGACGTCGTCGTCCTCTGCGACACCAACGGCGGCCAGCTCCCCCTGGGGCTGGCCGAGACCGTCGCCGACGTGATCGCCCGCACGGGCTTCCGCGTCGGCATCCACTGCCAGGACGACACGTCCTGCGCGGTGGCCAACACCATCGCCGCGGTGCAGGCGGGGGCGACCCACGTCCAGTGCACCGCGAACGGCTACGGCGAGCGAGCGGGCAACGCGGACCTGTTCGCCGTCGTCGGGAACCTCGTGACCAAACTCGGCCTGCCGGTGCTACCGCACGAATCGCTGGCCGAGCTCACCCGGGTCTCCCATGCGTTGGCCGAGATCGCGAACATCGCACCCGACACCCACCAGGCCTACGTCGGGTCGTCGGCCTTCGCCCACAAGGCGGGGCTGCACGCGAGCGCGATCAAGGTGGATCCGGAGCTGTACAACCACATCGACCCGGACACCGTCGGCAACGACATGCGGGTGCTGGTCACCGAGATGGCGGGTCGGGCCAGTCTGGAGCTCAAGGGACGTGAGCTCGGGATCGACCTGACCCGCCGGCCCGAGGCGCTGACCAACGTCGTGCGCACGGTGAAGGAGTTGGAGGCGGGCGGCTGGTCGTTCGAGGCCGCCGACGCCTCGCTGGAGCTGCTGCTCAAGCGGGAGCTGTCCGAACTGGACGAGCCGCCGTTCACCCTCGAGTCCTACCGGGTGGTGCTCGACCACCGGCAGGACGGCGTCATCGTGTCCGAGGCCACGGTCAAGGTGCACGTGGCGGGGGAGCGCGTCATCGCCACCGCCGAGGGCAACGGCCCGGTGCACGCGCTCGACGCGGCCCTGCGCAAGGCGCTGCTGCCGCACCTGTCGTGGTTGGACACCGTGGAGTTGAACGACTACAAGGTGCGCATCCTCACGGATCAGCACGGGACCGACGCCGTCACCCGCGTGCTCGTGGAGTCCACGGACGGCGAGCGCGAGTGGACCACCGTGGGCGTGCACGGGAACATCGTCGAGGCCAGCTGGCTCGCCCTGTGCGACGCGCTGGTGCACAAGGCTTCCCGCGTCACGGGGTGA
- a CDS encoding fumarylacetoacetate hydrolase family protein, with amino-acid sequence MRIARIAQPEGLAFAAIEGEGDDLTAVEIADEPFANPTFTGRRWPLADVRLLAPFLPPKIVCVGRNYADHAAELGNEVPAEPLIFLKPNTAVIGPNAEIKLPAVSERVDFEGELAVVIGVGGRDIPASRARQSVLGYTVANDVTARDLQKSDGQWTRAKGFDTFCPLGPWVETEFDPTDVAIRTEVDGELKQDARTSQLVHDIPALIEYISSVMTLRPLDVILTGTPAGVGPITAGQSVSVTVEGLGTLTNPVANR; translated from the coding sequence GTGCGCATTGCCCGTATCGCCCAGCCGGAGGGCCTCGCTTTCGCCGCGATCGAAGGCGAAGGCGACGACCTGACCGCCGTCGAGATCGCCGACGAGCCGTTCGCCAACCCCACCTTCACCGGTCGCCGGTGGCCGCTGGCCGACGTGCGCCTGCTGGCGCCGTTCCTGCCGCCCAAGATCGTGTGCGTGGGCCGCAACTACGCCGACCACGCCGCCGAGCTGGGCAACGAGGTGCCCGCCGAGCCGCTGATCTTCCTCAAGCCCAACACCGCCGTGATCGGGCCGAACGCGGAGATCAAGCTGCCCGCGGTGTCCGAACGGGTGGACTTCGAGGGCGAGCTGGCCGTCGTGATCGGCGTGGGCGGCCGGGACATCCCGGCGTCGCGCGCCCGCCAGTCGGTGCTCGGCTACACGGTCGCCAACGACGTCACCGCCCGCGACCTGCAGAAGTCCGACGGCCAGTGGACGCGCGCCAAGGGCTTCGACACCTTCTGCCCGCTGGGGCCGTGGGTGGAGACCGAGTTCGACCCGACCGACGTGGCCATCCGGACCGAGGTCGACGGCGAGCTCAAGCAGGACGCGCGGACCTCGCAGCTGGTGCACGACATCCCGGCGCTGATCGAGTACATCTCGTCGGTGATGACCCTGCGCCCGCTGGACGTCATCCTCACCGGCACCCCGGCCGGCGTCGGCCCGATCACGGCCGGCCAGTCGGTCTCGGTGACCGTCGAGGGCCTGGGCACCCTGACCAACCCGGTCGCCAACCGCTGA
- a CDS encoding FAD-dependent oxidoreductase, with the protein MESSTGRTPADRTTVAVVGGGPAGMVLGLLLARAGVDVTVLEKHGDFLRDFRGDTVHASTLTLLDELGLGPSFAEVPHQLMGKVQVVTDGGTATMADLSRLPGAHKHIALVPQWDFLDLLADAGKREETFTLVMNAEVVGLVKSGTRVTGVRYRTPDGSSHALAADVVVAADGRGSTVRREAGLSVRKFGAPMDVWWFRIPRHPDEPANGLGRFSRGSGLALIPRGDYYQCAFLIRKGSDERLRAEGIESFRKRVAVLAPWIADRMGTVESWDDVKLLDVKLDRLRRWHGDGVLCIGDAAHAMSPIGGVGINLAVQDAVAAARILAGPARRGAVTPEVLAKVQRRRWFPTAVTQAFQRRIQDTFLRRTLEGGSVGTGGRMPRAVALLQRFPVLQAVPAYVVAIGLLPEHAPDFARRAPEHITRS; encoded by the coding sequence ATGGAGAGCTCGACGGGGAGGACCCCGGCGGACAGGACGACGGTCGCGGTCGTCGGCGGCGGACCGGCGGGCATGGTGCTGGGGCTCCTGCTGGCGAGGGCGGGCGTCGACGTGACCGTGCTGGAGAAACACGGCGACTTCCTGCGCGACTTCCGCGGGGACACGGTGCACGCGTCCACGCTGACGCTGCTGGACGAGCTGGGCCTGGGGCCGTCCTTCGCGGAGGTGCCGCACCAGCTCATGGGGAAGGTGCAGGTGGTCACCGATGGCGGGACCGCCACGATGGCCGACCTGTCCCGGCTGCCGGGCGCGCACAAGCACATCGCGCTGGTGCCGCAGTGGGACTTCCTCGACCTGCTCGCCGACGCGGGCAAGCGCGAGGAGACCTTCACGCTGGTGATGAACGCGGAGGTGGTCGGCCTGGTGAAGTCGGGCACCCGGGTGACCGGCGTCCGCTACCGCACGCCCGATGGTTCCTCGCACGCGCTCGCCGCCGACGTGGTGGTGGCCGCAGACGGTCGCGGCTCGACGGTGCGGCGGGAAGCGGGGTTGTCGGTGCGGAAGTTCGGCGCGCCGATGGACGTGTGGTGGTTCCGCATCCCCCGGCACCCGGACGAGCCCGCGAACGGCCTGGGCCGCTTCTCCCGGGGCTCCGGCCTGGCCCTGATCCCGCGCGGCGACTACTACCAGTGCGCTTTCCTGATCCGGAAGGGCTCCGACGAGCGGCTGCGCGCCGAGGGCATCGAGTCGTTCCGCAAGCGGGTCGCGGTCCTGGCGCCGTGGATCGCCGACCGGATGGGGACGGTCGAGTCGTGGGACGACGTGAAGCTGCTGGACGTGAAGCTGGACCGGCTGCGCCGCTGGCACGGCGACGGGGTGCTGTGCATCGGTGACGCCGCGCACGCCATGTCGCCGATCGGCGGGGTCGGCATCAACCTGGCCGTGCAGGACGCCGTGGCGGCGGCGCGGATCCTGGCCGGACCGGCGCGGCGGGGTGCGGTGACGCCCGAGGTGCTGGCGAAGGTGCAGCGGCGGCGGTGGTTCCCGACCGCGGTGACGCAGGCGTTCCAGCGGCGGATCCAGGACACGTTCCTGCGGCGGACCCTGGAGGGCGGTTCGGTCGGGACGGGCGGCCGGATGCCCAGGGCGGTCGCGCTGTTGCAGAGGTTCCCGGTGCTGCAAGCGGTGCCGGCTTACGTGGTGGCGATCGGCCTGCTGCCCGAGCACGCACCCGACTTCGCCCGGCGAGCGCCCGAGCACATCACGCGCAGCTGA
- the gltX gene encoding glutamate--tRNA ligase, translating into MSASAVTPEVRVRFCPSPTGTPHVGLIRTALFNWAYARHTGGRMVFRIEDTDAARDSQESYEQLLEAMAWLGLDWDEGPEVGGPHAPYRQSQRREIYADIAEKLLKAGELYESFSTPEEVEARRKAAGQDPKLGYDNFDRDLSDEQKAAYRAEGREPVLRLRLPDEDFTWDDLIRGEITFKAGATPDPVLVRANGDPLYTFTNPVDDALMRITHVLRGEDLLPSTPRQLGLYAALQRIGVTDFTPRFGHMPYVMGEGNKKLSKRDPQSNLFNYRDRGFLPEGLLNYLALLGWSIADDRDIFSVQEMIEAFSLEKISANPARFDLKKAEAINATHLRALSAEDFVSRVLPYLAADGVLVDPSEEQLATLRGVAPLVQERLVVLSEAAGMVRFLFTDEESFRPEEESAAKALGEDARPVLQASIAALESLGDWTTAAIEDALKVSLVDGLGLKPRKAFAPVRVAVTGRTVSPPLYESMELLGRDRSIGRLRRALGSI; encoded by the coding sequence ATGAGCGCATCAGCAGTCACTCCCGAGGTCCGTGTCCGCTTCTGCCCGTCACCGACCGGCACGCCGCACGTGGGCCTGATCCGCACCGCCCTGTTCAACTGGGCGTACGCCCGCCACACCGGCGGCAGGATGGTGTTCCGCATCGAGGACACCGACGCGGCCCGCGACTCCCAGGAGTCCTACGAGCAGCTGCTGGAAGCCATGGCCTGGCTCGGCCTGGACTGGGACGAGGGTCCCGAGGTGGGCGGCCCGCACGCGCCGTACCGGCAGAGCCAGCGCCGCGAGATCTACGCGGACATCGCCGAGAAGCTGCTCAAGGCGGGCGAGCTCTACGAGTCGTTCTCCACGCCGGAGGAGGTCGAGGCGCGCCGCAAGGCCGCGGGTCAGGACCCCAAGCTCGGCTACGACAACTTCGACCGCGACCTGTCCGACGAGCAGAAGGCCGCCTACCGCGCCGAGGGCCGCGAGCCCGTGCTGCGGTTGCGCCTGCCCGACGAGGACTTCACGTGGGACGACCTGATCCGCGGCGAGATCACGTTCAAGGCCGGCGCGACGCCCGACCCGGTCCTCGTGCGCGCCAACGGCGACCCGCTCTACACGTTCACCAACCCGGTCGACGACGCGCTCATGCGCATCACGCACGTGCTGCGCGGAGAAGACCTCCTGCCGTCCACTCCGCGGCAGCTCGGCCTTTATGCGGCCTTGCAGCGAATCGGCGTGACTGATTTCACCCCGCGTTTCGGGCACATGCCGTACGTGATGGGCGAGGGCAACAAGAAGTTGTCCAAGCGCGATCCGCAGTCGAACCTCTTCAACTACCGCGACCGCGGATTCCTGCCCGAGGGTCTGCTGAACTACCTCGCGCTGCTGGGTTGGTCGATCGCGGACGACCGGGACATCTTCTCCGTGCAGGAGATGATCGAGGCGTTCTCGCTGGAGAAGATCAGCGCGAACCCGGCGCGGTTCGACCTGAAGAAGGCCGAGGCGATCAACGCGACGCACCTGCGCGCGCTTTCCGCCGAGGACTTCGTCAGCCGCGTGCTGCCCTACCTGGCCGCCGACGGCGTGCTGGTGGACCCGTCCGAGGAGCAGCTGGCGACCCTGCGGGGCGTGGCGCCGCTGGTGCAGGAGCGCCTGGTGGTGCTGTCCGAGGCCGCGGGCATGGTGCGGTTCCTGTTCACCGACGAGGAGTCCTTCCGGCCCGAGGAGGAGTCCGCGGCCAAGGCGCTGGGCGAGGACGCGCGTCCGGTGCTCCAGGCGAGCATCGCCGCGCTGGAATCGTTGGGGGACTGGACCACCGCCGCCATCGAGGACGCGCTGAAGGTGTCCCTTGTGGACGGATTGGGCCTCAAACCGCGCAAGGCGTTCGCCCCCGTGCGGGTTGCCGTGACGGGCCGTACCGTCTCGCCACCGCTGTACGAATCCATGGAGTTGCTCGGTCGGGATCGCTCGATCGGGCGATTGCGCCGCGCGTTGGGGTCAATCTGA